A region of Candidatus Roizmanbacteria bacterium DNA encodes the following proteins:
- the aroB gene encoding 3-dehydroquinate synthase, giving the protein MKTIEVGIQKQARKYQVCVGENIIELIPDLIDLAGYSSIYIITDSNVSRHYLKPVIKIFSQRIANMYSFVFPAGESSKQIGTVVEIWKDMAKNMIDRKALIVNLGGGVVTDLGGYAASGYLRGVSFINISTTLEGMVDASVGGKTGVNLGTLKNYIGSFTQPELVVCDVETLKTLPHRVLIQGYAEVIKHGLIEDSNYFEEAVKKSPLEMTDKELIDIVAESVHIKSEIVRQDETEHRLRKLLNFGHTVGHVIESHSMKSQNPLFHGEAVSIGMIAESYICQLIGMITEKEFNKIESGIKRVGLPVRYEGLVVDDVLRAMLTDKKVEKGHIKWTLLSGIGQGEFNVSVDDKFVKKAIEYIVG; this is encoded by the coding sequence ATGAAAACAATTGAAGTTGGTATACAAAAACAAGCACGGAAATATCAAGTATGTGTCGGTGAGAATATTATTGAACTGATCCCCGATTTGATTGATCTAGCAGGGTATTCATCAATATATATTATTACTGACTCAAATGTTTCAAGACATTATCTGAAGCCTGTTATTAAAATCTTTTCTCAACGGATTGCAAATATGTATTCATTTGTGTTTCCAGCCGGAGAATCCAGCAAGCAAATCGGGACGGTAGTTGAAATATGGAAAGATATGGCAAAGAATATGATTGACAGGAAAGCATTGATTGTCAATCTTGGCGGTGGTGTGGTTACTGATCTGGGAGGCTATGCAGCTTCAGGTTATTTGCGCGGCGTATCGTTTATAAATATTTCAACGACTTTGGAAGGAATGGTTGATGCCAGTGTCGGCGGAAAAACAGGTGTGAATCTTGGTACGTTAAAAAATTACATTGGTTCATTCACGCAGCCTGAACTTGTTGTCTGTGACGTTGAAACGTTAAAAACACTGCCTCACCGCGTGTTGATTCAGGGGTATGCAGAAGTAATTAAGCATGGACTTATCGAGGATAGTAACTACTTTGAAGAAGCGGTTAAGAAAAGTCCTCTTGAGATGACTGATAAGGAATTAATAGATATTGTTGCAGAGTCTGTCCATATTAAGTCAGAGATAGTCCGTCAGGATGAGACAGAGCACAGATTACGAAAACTGCTGAACTTCGGCCATACGGTCGGGCATGTCATTGAGTCACATAGTATGAAGTCACAAAATCCGTTATTTCATGGTGAGGCTGTTTCAATTGGCATGATAGCTGAGAGTTACATTTGCCAGCTTATCGGGATGATTACAGAAAAAGAGTTTAACAAAATTGAAAGCGGGATAAAGCGCGTAGGGTTGCCGGTAAGATATGAAGGTCTGGTCGTAGATGATGTGTTGAGAGCAATGTTAACGGACAAAAAAGTTGAAAAGGGGCATATCAAGTGGACGCTCCTCAGCGGGATCGGGCAGGGCGAATTTAATGTGAGTGTTGATGATAAGTTTGTGAAAAAGGCAATTGAGTATATTGTGGGTTAG
- a CDS encoding glycine--tRNA ligase, which translates to MNTSVSLDKIVSLTKRRGFIYPSSEIYGGLANAYDYGPLGVELLRNIRNVWWKKFIHKRRDMIGIDSQIILHPRTWEASGHVGSFSDAVVEDTVTQKRYRADHLIEDWIRGKAEYGNLVVEDMTVDEMAEFIKKQDVKSPEGNPLTAPKKFNLLMETHLGTLVGQKDTAYLRGETAQGIFSNFKNILDTTRVKIPFGIGQIGKSFRNEITLGQYIFRTFEFEQAEIEYFFNPEKQDWHQLMENWKNDMWSFITEDLGIRKENLRWRQHTDKERSHYSRDTYDLDYQFPFGWKELWGVAYRTDYDLKQHMEFSGQDLRYTDPHTQEKYIPHVIEPAIGLNRALFMVLSDAYTEEENRTVLRLKPELAPFTVAVFPLVANKEDLVSKADEVFALLSAEYPTYWDDRGNIGKRYRYQDEIGTPYCVTVDYDSLTDHTVTIRNRDTMQQERVPTDSLLAYLRDHLFGQRPMGL; encoded by the coding sequence ATGAATACATCTGTTTCTCTCGACAAAATAGTATCGCTTACCAAGCGACGCGGTTTTATATATCCCTCATCTGAGATCTACGGCGGGCTTGCGAATGCGTATGATTACGGTCCTCTCGGAGTAGAACTTCTCCGGAATATCCGTAATGTCTGGTGGAAAAAATTTATTCACAAACGGCGGGATATGATCGGAATAGATTCACAGATCATTCTGCATCCGCGCACCTGGGAAGCATCAGGGCACGTCGGGAGTTTCAGTGATGCCGTAGTTGAGGACACCGTCACTCAAAAAAGATATCGGGCGGATCACCTCATTGAAGATTGGATACGGGGAAAAGCGGAGTACGGAAACCTTGTTGTCGAAGATATGACTGTAGACGAAATGGCGGAGTTTATCAAAAAACAGGACGTCAAAAGTCCGGAAGGGAATCCTCTAACTGCCCCGAAAAAATTCAATCTTCTGATGGAGACCCATTTGGGGACGCTTGTCGGACAGAAGGATACGGCATACCTACGGGGGGAAACCGCACAGGGAATTTTCAGTAATTTTAAAAACATACTGGATACTACACGGGTAAAAATTCCGTTCGGGATCGGTCAGATCGGGAAAAGTTTTCGCAATGAGATTACATTAGGACAGTATATTTTCCGGACATTTGAATTCGAGCAGGCCGAAATCGAATATTTTTTTAATCCTGAAAAGCAGGATTGGCACCAACTGATGGAAAACTGGAAAAATGACATGTGGTCATTTATCACGGAAGATCTGGGTATCCGAAAAGAAAACCTCCGCTGGAGACAGCATACCGATAAAGAACGAAGCCATTATAGCCGTGATACCTACGATCTGGACTATCAGTTTCCGTTCGGATGGAAGGAACTGTGGGGAGTGGCTTATCGTACTGATTATGATCTGAAGCAGCACATGGAATTCTCGGGTCAGGATCTCAGATATACCGATCCTCATACCCAGGAAAAATATATTCCTCATGTGATCGAGCCGGCGATCGGCCTCAACAGGGCGCTGTTTATGGTTCTTTCAGATGCCTATACTGAAGAAGAAAACAGAACGGTTCTGAGACTGAAACCTGAACTTGCTCCGTTTACGGTTGCTGTGTTCCCGCTTGTTGCCAACAAAGAAGATCTGGTTTCGAAAGCCGATGAAGTATTTGCATTACTTTCAGCGGAATACCCGACCTACTGGGATGATCGGGGGAACATCGGAAAGAGATATCGATACCAGGATGAGATCGGAACACCTTACTGTGTTACGGTTGACTATGATTCTCTGACAGACCATACTGTTACTATTCGCAATAGAGATACAATGCAGCAGGAGCGGGTTCCGACAGACTCTCTTCTTGCTTATCTGAGAGATCATCTATTCGGCCAAAGGCCGATGGGCTTATAG
- a CDS encoding DUF4012 domain-containing protein has product MKNLLRPNKPNTAKGPSRKKKKIIISALLGVLGVFVLLGILGYIFVYTPAMKIKAKGMEVMAEAELLKSDVKSNDIDLIKNRMNSLSDKYAGLEQESKQIYWASFVPYVSDYKHGIEAGRYTLEAGKESVEAIYPYADLIGFKQGEQNFYEKSAEERLQTAVVTLDKMLARIDVVAKNIEEAEKRIEMIDPNRYPEKLGKYEVRSNITEMKGQFQGMATLFVDAQPLLKQLPSILGAEEEKNYLILFQNTAERRATGGFYTFFAVFNINKGKLSIKDSSDIYDLDNSIANHPAAPEKIRTYHKDVTKFYLRDSNLSPDFAESIKLFDSLYQKSGRKVEYDGIIAMDSKVLVDMLEIFGDTQVNGINFSAKTDPRCDCPQVIYSLFDIVDRPVNYVKVDRKRILGNLMLELFYKAIGFSPSKYWGQMAQAMFQDLDEKHILLYFTDPDTQAAVEKMNYAGRIKETEGDYLHINNVNFAGAKSNMFIDEEVTSETIFEGDTVKRTVTIKFKNPHPHSDCNLERGGLCLNATLRNWIRFYVPEGSKLVSFKGSKTKTLTYDELGKTVYEGFMTVDPKGVAEVTVEYTLPSSITKDNYHLYVQKQAGVENQELSVEVEGKELFNGPFKVDTEVKN; this is encoded by the coding sequence ATGAAAAATTTATTGCGTCCTAATAAACCAAATACGGCAAAAGGGCCTTCAAGAAAAAAGAAAAAAATCATTATTTCTGCACTGCTGGGTGTTCTCGGAGTCTTTGTCCTTTTGGGAATCCTCGGATACATATTTGTCTATACTCCTGCCATGAAGATTAAGGCAAAGGGAATGGAAGTAATGGCCGAAGCGGAACTTCTGAAAAGTGATGTTAAATCAAACGATATTGATCTCATAAAAAACCGCATGAACTCACTTTCGGATAAGTATGCCGGTCTTGAACAGGAATCTAAACAGATTTATTGGGCATCGTTTGTGCCGTATGTCAGTGATTATAAACACGGGATCGAAGCGGGGAGGTATACCCTTGAAGCAGGAAAAGAATCAGTCGAGGCAATCTATCCGTATGCGGATCTGATCGGCTTCAAGCAGGGGGAACAGAATTTTTATGAAAAGAGTGCGGAAGAAAGACTGCAAACCGCTGTTGTCACCCTTGATAAGATGCTTGCCCGTATTGATGTTGTAGCAAAAAATATTGAGGAAGCGGAAAAACGGATTGAGATGATTGACCCGAACAGATACCCTGAAAAGCTCGGAAAATATGAGGTCAGATCGAATATTACTGAAATGAAAGGACAATTCCAGGGTATGGCGACACTATTTGTAGATGCTCAGCCTCTCCTGAAGCAGCTTCCTTCGATTTTAGGAGCAGAAGAAGAGAAAAACTATCTGATCCTCTTTCAGAATACTGCTGAACGGCGTGCTACAGGAGGGTTTTATACCTTCTTTGCCGTATTTAATATCAATAAAGGAAAACTTTCAATTAAAGATTCAAGTGATATTTATGATCTGGACAACAGTATTGCCAATCATCCCGCAGCTCCTGAAAAAATCCGGACATATCACAAAGACGTAACCAAATTTTATCTTCGTGACAGCAATCTGTCTCCTGATTTTGCAGAGTCCATCAAGCTGTTTGACTCGCTGTATCAGAAGTCCGGGAGAAAAGTTGAGTATGACGGAATTATTGCTATGGATTCAAAGGTACTGGTGGATATGCTTGAGATTTTCGGCGATACCCAGGTAAACGGCATCAATTTTTCAGCCAAAACCGATCCGAGATGTGATTGTCCGCAGGTGATTTATTCACTTTTTGATATCGTCGACCGGCCGGTAAATTATGTCAAGGTTGACAGAAAACGAATTCTGGGAAATCTGATGCTGGAACTTTTTTACAAGGCGATCGGCTTCTCCCCTTCAAAATACTGGGGTCAGATGGCACAGGCAATGTTCCAGGATTTGGATGAAAAGCACATCCTTTTATACTTCACGGATCCTGACACACAGGCAGCAGTCGAAAAAATGAATTATGCAGGGAGAATCAAGGAGACGGAAGGCGATTATCTCCATATCAACAACGTGAATTTTGCCGGTGCAAAATCCAACATGTTTATTGACGAGGAAGTCACGTCTGAAACAATTTTTGAGGGTGATACCGTAAAGAGAACTGTTACCATCAAATTCAAGAATCCTCATCCGCACTCAGACTGTAATCTGGAACGGGGAGGTCTTTGTCTGAATGCAACTCTAAGAAACTGGATACGTTTCTACGTGCCTGAAGGATCAAAACTTGTTTCATTCAAGGGATCAAAGACAAAAACGCTGACATATGATGAACTCGGTAAAACAGTTTATGAGGGCTTTATGACCGTCGATCCGAAGGGCGTTGCAGAAGTAACCGTAGAATATACCTTACCGTCTTCTATCACGAAAGACAATTATCACCTGTATGTACAAAAGCAGGCAGGGGTTGAAAATCAGGAACTTTCAGTAGAAGTCGAAGGTAAAGAACTGTTTAACGGTCCTTTCAAGGTTGATACCGAAGTCAAGAATTGA
- a CDS encoding chorismate mutase, whose product MEINDLRKKIDEIDHDILILLSKRRDVVEAIGERKKVSSLPIKDETRFGEMIEKRKEIAVELFIPESVVLSIWDVLHNWALEVERSK is encoded by the coding sequence ATGGAAATTAATGATTTACGGAAAAAAATCGATGAGATTGATCATGACATCCTGATCCTGCTCTCAAAGAGACGGGATGTTGTGGAAGCAATTGGTGAACGTAAAAAGGTCAGTAGTCTTCCCATCAAAGATGAAACCCGTTTCGGGGAGATGATTGAAAAGAGAAAAGAGATAGCGGTGGAACTATTTATCCCGGAGTCCGTAGTCTTATCCATATGGGACGTCCTTCATAATTGGGCATTGGAAGTTGAACGATCGAAATAA
- a CDS encoding prephenate dehydrogenase/arogenate dehydrogenase family protein has product MIRNVGIIGQGKFGTLLLEILPSVFPQAEIISIARDTISDVHQCDLVIPAVPINHFAEVIGTIAPLLKEGATVMDVCSVKSYPVSIMKSELPPHIQIVASHPMFGPGTVAKLGNNLNGLRIVMEKVRVKGHIYSEVYDSFRKTGLDIIEMSAEEHDGYAAEFHFTAHVIAALVKEIKLSRSPIDTRSVESLFDFVEMVQTDDTKLLKEMYTFNPFCKKQFEKINSAYQSISLLLQQS; this is encoded by the coding sequence ATGATTCGAAACGTCGGTATCATCGGTCAAGGAAAATTCGGGACTCTCCTTCTGGAGATACTCCCTTCTGTGTTTCCGCAAGCTGAGATAATTTCTATTGCAAGAGATACTATATCCGATGTTCATCAATGTGATTTGGTTATTCCTGCAGTTCCAATAAATCATTTTGCGGAAGTTATCGGGACTATTGCACCGTTGCTGAAGGAAGGGGCGACTGTAATGGATGTTTGTTCCGTTAAATCTTATCCGGTTTCAATCATGAAGAGTGAATTGCCGCCTCATATTCAAATTGTTGCTTCACATCCGATGTTCGGTCCGGGTACAGTTGCAAAACTCGGGAACAATCTAAACGGATTACGGATCGTGATGGAAAAGGTTCGAGTGAAAGGTCATATTTACTCTGAAGTTTATGACTCTTTCCGAAAGACAGGTCTTGATATTATCGAAATGTCTGCCGAAGAACATGACGGGTATGCAGCAGAATTTCATTTTACCGCACATGTCATTGCGGCTTTAGTTAAAGAAATCAAACTATCAAGAAGCCCGATTGACACACGATCAGTCGAATCACTCTTTGATTTTGTCGAAATGGTACAGACCGACGATACAAAACTATTAAAGGAAATGTATACCTTTAATCCTTTTTGCAAAAAGCAGTTTGAAAAAATTAATTCAGCATATCAGTCAATTAGTTTATTATTACAACAGTCATGA
- a CDS encoding ACT domain-containing protein: MKIYYLGPKGSYSYALLQKVCPDDELIPMPTFVHISDAVMNDKKSMGLLGIENSISSSVHENIDLVFHTDLYIVGEACMDIQLHLIGTSDSDITDVREIFSYPQAIVQCSSFIEKHGLITHETPSTASAVREVDTLQDNTKAAIAGRGSLADTNLRIIKENIGNTSHNMTRWVFVSNSLFSLGKIQNKITVIFKVKHEPGSLVKVLQAIADAKGNMSKIESRPVPGSNWEYLFWIDVEIPEGSAETFKVLLEKETLSYRMVGIYEKGQTYSE, translated from the coding sequence ATGAAAATATATTATTTAGGTCCGAAAGGATCATACAGTTATGCGCTTTTGCAAAAAGTCTGTCCCGATGATGAGCTGATACCGATGCCCACCTTTGTCCACATTTCTGATGCTGTTATGAACGACAAAAAGAGTATGGGACTTCTGGGTATAGAAAATTCCATAAGCAGTTCCGTTCATGAGAATATAGATCTCGTCTTTCATACTGATCTTTACATTGTCGGTGAAGCATGTATGGATATCCAGCTCCATCTCATTGGGACCAGCGATTCGGATATTACAGATGTCAGAGAGATATTTTCTTATCCTCAGGCGATTGTACAATGTTCTTCATTTATCGAAAAACACGGTCTTATAACCCATGAGACACCGAGTACCGCATCTGCAGTACGGGAAGTGGATACACTGCAGGATAATACAAAAGCCGCAATAGCAGGTCGAGGCTCACTTGCCGATACAAATCTCCGAATTATTAAGGAAAATATTGGAAATACCTCACACAATATGACCCGATGGGTATTTGTATCAAATAGCCTTTTTAGCCTCGGTAAGATACAGAATAAAATTACGGTTATTTTCAAGGTAAAGCATGAACCGGGAAGCCTGGTCAAGGTACTGCAGGCGATAGCAGATGCCAAAGGTAATATGTCCAAAATCGAATCCCGTCCCGTTCCCGGTTCGAACTGGGAATATCTTTTTTGGATTGATGTGGAGATCCCTGAGGGATCAGCAGAAACGTTCAAAGTGTTATTGGAAAAGGAAACGCTTTCATACAGAATGGTCGGGATATATGAAAAAGGTCAGACATATTCGGAATAA
- the rpsT gene encoding 30S ribosomal protein S20, which produces MPNIKSAKKKMKQDVARTERNAAYSGKIEGILRKATSGVKTKKKEFVNEAYASIDKAAKKNIIHKNTAGRLKKRVSRLVSKAS; this is translated from the coding sequence ATGCCAAACATTAAATCAGCAAAAAAGAAAATGAAACAGGATGTTGCAAGAACAGAGAGAAATGCTGCTTACAGCGGTAAAATTGAAGGCATCTTGAGAAAAGCAACAAGCGGTGTAAAGACAAAAAAGAAAGAGTTTGTGAATGAAGCATATGCTTCGATTGATAAAGCGGCAAAAAAGAACATCATACACAAAAATACAGCAGGAAGATTAAAAAAGCGCGTTAGTAGATTGGTTTCTAAGGCGTCATGA
- the pilO gene encoding type 4a pilus biogenesis protein PilO, translating into MDRKKLVALMHEKKIQDYSFTIFFFLVFSIFLIFAIRPNILTAFNLQKELKDLDLKNKEAENVILQIVNYQSVMENYRDKLTLLDEAIPSSPGLAKAIEDVRGTASASGLLVSEMTVESVEFSDDRGTGELQTFQILLSSQGSTADLNTFITAILKQRRLKMFESVEISSESEGSTKITLTIKTYFL; encoded by the coding sequence ATGGATCGCAAAAAACTTGTTGCATTAATGCATGAAAAAAAGATTCAGGATTATAGCTTTACGATATTCTTTTTTTTGGTTTTTTCTATCTTTTTAATTTTTGCAATCAGACCGAATATCCTGACAGCATTTAATTTGCAAAAAGAACTAAAGGACCTTGATTTGAAAAATAAAGAAGCGGAGAATGTAATTTTGCAGATTGTAAACTATCAGTCAGTCATGGAGAATTATCGGGATAAACTGACATTGTTGGATGAAGCGATCCCTTCTTCTCCGGGGCTTGCGAAGGCGATAGAAGATGTGAGAGGGACAGCATCGGCTTCCGGACTCCTTGTTTCTGAAATGACTGTTGAGAGCGTTGAGTTTTCTGATGATAGAGGAACCGGTGAGTTGCAGACGTTTCAGATACTTCTGAGTTCGCAGGGATCGACTGCAGATCTGAACACTTTTATAACGGCGATACTGAAACAACGCAGGCTGAAGATGTTTGAATCAGTCGAAATATCAAGCGAATCGGAAGGCTCGACCAAGATTACATTAACAATAAAAACGTATTTCTTATGA
- the recO gene encoding DNA repair protein RecO, whose protein sequence is MPTLKKLEGFVLKRKILLDKDLFITIFTKEEGKLALFAKGARKFTSRRAAHLQSGNLITAQVSVSNDRMYLQSTDLISGFLQLRTEKYIDHIYMFLAVIDALLPEGEQEVEIYTILKRFFVKLSKGNNPQSVLHVSLQETLALLGYVHDKMSLPELISIAEETIGYKLPRHVIIS, encoded by the coding sequence ATGCCGACACTTAAAAAACTGGAAGGCTTTGTTCTGAAACGGAAAATCCTTTTGGATAAAGATTTGTTTATTACCATCTTCACGAAAGAAGAAGGGAAGCTGGCACTTTTTGCGAAAGGAGCGCGTAAGTTCACTTCCAGACGTGCAGCTCACTTGCAATCAGGAAACCTCATTACCGCTCAGGTAAGCGTCTCAAATGACCGTATGTATCTGCAATCTACGGATCTGATATCCGGTTTTCTGCAGCTGAGAACAGAAAAATATATCGATCATATCTATATGTTTCTTGCCGTTATTGACGCCCTTCTTCCTGAAGGAGAACAGGAAGTCGAGATTTATACCATTCTGAAACGATTTTTTGTCAAATTGTCAAAAGGAAATAATCCTCAGAGCGTGCTTCATGTCTCTCTCCAGGAAACCCTCGCACTTCTCGGGTACGTGCATGACAAAATGTCCCTTCCGGAGCTTATTTCAATTGCTGAAGAGACTATTGGATATAAGTTGCCAAGGCATGTTATAATAAGCTGA